One genomic region from Bactrocera tryoni isolate S06 chromosome 3, CSIRO_BtryS06_freeze2, whole genome shotgun sequence encodes:
- the LOC120770472 gene encoding endoribonuclease dcr-1-like isoform X1 encodes MASVNANQTSDKDVMEPRRYQMELLNYVMQRNAIIYLPTGAGKTYIAIMALKRFSHQMQETIENGGKRAVFMCNTVELARQQAIELKRCTNLNIGFYIGERDVDNWSPRKWNDEIKINQVLVGTAQIFVDIISQNYIKITDLSVVIIDECHHARNNHPMHEFMRHYRMAADKSQLPRVIGLTGVLIKGNKLNKIREELENLEAIFHGKIVTVSSMEEYQNVMAYSTKPTEKLVAYTRQTHIFRLVQTIKDIINECAEMVNKWDLGAIKVKQSKNLGSLRQPNKKSFITNLLNDFVYQMEEFGLYAAAIAIMSPIIEFELKKRAAETMVLRNLYRYVISTCEKIRHIIIDELKEEITDPDDAYNTLDIIFNYSTPKMRSLLLLTKELFSNKDPAEIHCLIFVERRYTAKCVYYVLQHYINLEPILAKSLRPQFMVGRNSVVASIESLLYQKWNNTAIESFRNGDCNLLVCSNVLEEGIDVQACNYVFAYDPLKTFNSYVQTKGRARSSDALYAIFAQKSDEASVIQKIKGYQEAHKTIQDFLIGRILDQDEPKEQDIAEQFEDLITPFRTQSGAYLLASNALPLLYRYCALLPTDAFGVATPWFNKQTTDDNKICVALQMPLQSSIKHTIMSKGYRTVKQAQISAAFEACKTLYEQGELNERLLPVTKTECVAKVSEELFSHWKKFNDNVTSKTAGKQQRRLYNHRYPDELYNAVPQINELCYAYEIRAYPQFKADSYTEHIVTLLNTNCNYAILTRKPMPALAEMPLFMNQGKLSVKIAENPITLTITSEQQLKQLAKFHLMIFRDILECWKSFLVLDRRNQENAYFIAPLNNGKIDWELVQNFQRLLPQRKYSVSERQKKVYKPEDYIGKVVNKWYSGRDNQRFVVTKVLTDLTPQSAFDNNQYPSYIDFIDDKYKNEVDCVVQKDQFMLEVRALTSRRNFFVNAVGKSAKSHHNSSIIRLIPELCHNFMFPGDMWLKALLLPSILHRVHFMLHAEDLRRRVNKFLGIACNVAYQPKKLMIDESLARAIDMDGNAMEEPQEPKKVLPALPTQAKETVFTMTNLNDVLWKDYLEPEDLSRKQELMFPVELDYFYKFINGSILDTLTLSDEEWSESQLDMPKKPALETAENNMNIDRLKLCDAPLTEKRHLNILELTLSGENLKSAEQADFLAALTTAGANDVFDMERFEFLGDSFLKFSVSLYLVHKFPKWHEGFLTEVKGKFVSNRNLIYCMLDTDIPERISGYLFKPPHEWLPPLVSLPSNLLELFSTNENMLKSLTPSDLYAIQLNEDEIINGACSSERLSQIVSGSQRHFIDDGPAAEERRLDNELNLFIYKEALRDKVVADTLEAILGVCVKNYGIYNTFRMLEFFGICKPDPGKSFSHLMDLNFTSALLQASISPKEVDSFLINYQKLEENLGYKFRDRAFLLQALTHPSYPTNRITGCYQELEFIGDAILDFLISCYIFERYQHMTPGMLTDLRSALVNNVTLGGVCVRHRFHLFILAENSALAEKIKDFAKYQEKHNYIVSDDVQILMEETTVPTSETNGAAFNMASNVEVPKALGDILEALIAAVYLDSRDLRTTWHVIYGLLEQEINQFTQNIPLDAVRQLTEHKYANPKFADPICDEDVYLVKCQFTCLNRSVEVNGFGANGKLAKKAAAKQALQILAKRST; translated from the exons atggctAGTGTCAATGCAAAT CAGACTAGCGATAAGGATGTAATGGAGCCCAGGCGATATCAAATGGAGCTCCTAAATTATGTCATGCAACGGAATGCTATAATCTATCTTCCTACAGGTGCCGGCAAAACATACATTGCGATAATGGCACTAAAACGCTTTTCACATCAAATGCAAGA AACAATTGAAAATGGTGGCAAAAGGGCGGTATTTATGTGCAATACCGTTGAATTAGCACGTCAACAAGCTATTGAGTTGAAGCGATGCACTAACTTAAATATCGGTTTCTACATAGGAGAGCGTGACGTAGATAATTGGTCTCCGAGGAAGTGGAATGATGAAATCAAAATCAATCAA GTTCTTGTTGGTACAGCTCAAATTTTTGTCgatataatttcacaaaattatattaaaattactgACTTAAGTGTTGTTATAATTGACGAATGTCACCATGCAAGAAATAATCATCCCATGCATGAGTTTATGAGGCATTATAGAATGGCCGCTGACAAATCACAATTACCGCGGGTAATTGGTTTGACAGGAGTCTTAATAAAGGGTAACAAACTGAACAAAATTCGTGAGGAGCTGGAAAATTTAGAAGCAATTTTTCACGGCAAAATCGTTACAGTCAGTTCAATGGAAGAATATCAGAACGTAATGGC ATACTCAACGAAACCCACAGAAAAACTCGTCGCGTATACAAGGCAAACACATATATTTAGATTAGTTCAAACCATCAAGGATATTATCAATGAATGTGCCGAAATGGTCAATAAATGGGATTTAGGTGCAATTAAAGTAAAGCAATCCAAAAATTTGGGTAGTCTACGACAGCCCAATAAAAAGTCTTTTATAACTAATCTTTTAAATGATTTCGTATATCAAATGGAAGAATTCGGCTTATATGCAGCGGCTATAGCCATAATGTCGCCAATAATTGAATTTGAACTGAAAAAACGTGCAGCCGAAACAATGGTTTTGCGTAACCTTTACCGTTATGTAATCAGTACTTGCGAAAAAATACGACATATAATCATCGATGAACTGAAAGAGGAAATTACTGATCCAGATGACGCATACAACACCTTAGACATAATATTCAACTATTCAACACCAAAAATGCGTTCACTACTGCTTTTAACAAAGGAACTATTTTCGAATAAAGATCCAGCTGAAATACATTGTTTGATATTCGTTGAGCGTCGGTACACAGCCAAATGTGTGTATTATGTACTGCAACATTATATTAATTTGGAGCCCATATTGGCTAAATCTTTGCGTCCACAATTTATGGTAGGACGGAACTCGGTTGTAGCAAGCATAGAAAGTCTGCTGTATCAGAAGTGGAACAATACG GCTATCGAAAGCTTTCGCAATGGCGACTGCAATTTGCTCGTCTGTTCGAATGTACTTGAAGAGGGTATTGACGTGCAGGCCTGCAATTATGTTTTTGCTTATGATCCATTGAAGACGTTTAATTCCTATGTGCAGACAAAAGGGCGTGCGCGCTCTAGCGACGCTTTATATGCGATATTCGCGCAAAAATCGGATGAAGCAAGTGTGATACAAAAAATCAAAGGCTATCAAGAAGCCCATAAAACCATACAGGATTTCTTGATTGGACGTATTTTGGATCAAGATGAACCAAAGGAACAAGATATTGCCGAACAATTTGAAGATCTGATTACGCCATTTAGAACGCAGAGCGGCGCCTACCTATTGGCTTCGAATGCGCTACCGCTGTTATATCGTTATTGTGCTCTATTACCTACCGATGCATTTGGCGTCGCCACGCCATGGTTTAATAAACAAACAACGGACGACAATAAGATCTGTGTAGCCTTGCAGATGCCGTTACAATCTTCAATAAAACACACAATAATG AGCAAGGGATATCGTACGGTCAAACAGGCACAAATCTCGGCAGCTTTTGAAGCTTGCAAAACATTGTACGAGCAAGGCGAACTTAATGAGCGTTTATTGCCGGTGACAAAAACGGAATGCGTTGCTAAGGTGTCGGAAGAACTCTTTAGccattggaaaaaattcaatgacaACG TCACCTCCAAAACTGCGGGAAAACAACAACGCCGACTCTACAATCACAGATATCCGGATGAACTCTACAATGCCGTACCACAGATCAACGAACTTTGCTACGCATACGAGATTCGTGCATATCCGCAATTTAAAGCCGACAGCTATACGGAGCATATAGTAACGCTATTAAATACTAATTGTAACTATGCAATTTTGACACGCAAACCAATGCCAGCGCTCGCTGAAATGCCACTCTTCATGAATCAGGGTAAATTATCTGTGAAAATTGCTGAAAACCCGATCACATTAACCATAACAAGTGAGCAACAACTAAAACAATTAGCCAAATTCCATTTGATGATCTTCCGTGATATACTGGAATGCTGGAAAAGTTTTCTGGTGCTTGATCGGCGCAATCAAGAGAACGCATACTTTATAGCGCCACTTAATAACGGTAAAATCGATTGGGAGTTGGTGCAAAACTTTCAACGTCTCTTGCCACAGCGAAAGTACAGCGTAAGCGAAaggcaaaaaaaagtttataagcCAGAGGATTATATAGGCAAGGTGGTCAATAAGTGGTACTCGGGCAGAGATAATCAAAGATTTGTTGTCACCAAAGTGCTTACAGATCTAACGCCACAAAGCGCTTTCGATAATAATCAATATCCCAGTTACATTGACTTTATCGATGACAAATATAAGAATGAAGTGGATTGTGTAGTGCAAAAGGATCAATTTATGCTGGAAGTACGCGCTCTAACTTCGAGAAGAAACTTTTTCGTCAATGCTGTCGGCAAGTCAGCAAAATCGCATCACAACAGTTCCATCATACGCCTTATACCGGAGCTTTGTCACAACTTCATGTTTCCTGGTGATATGTGGCTCAAAGCTTTGTTACTACCGAGCATTTTGCATCGCGTTCATTTCATGCTTCATGCCGAGGATTTGCGACGCCGTGTTAATAAATTCCTGGGTATAGCATGTAACGTGGCATATCagccgaaaaaattaatgatcgACGAGTCTTTAGCGCGAGCTATTGATATGGATGGCAATGCTATGGAAGAGCCGCAG GAGCCGAAAAAAGTACTACCCGCCCTGCCCACACAGGCCAAAGAGACCGTGTTTACCATGACCAATTTAAATGATGTGCTGTGGAAGGACTACCTGGAACCCGAAGATTTGTCCCGCAAACAGGAATTAATGTTTCCGGTTGAGCTGGACTATTTCTACAAATTTATAAACGGTTCAATATTGGACACTTTGACCTTGAGCGATGAGGAGTGGTCCGAGTCCCAGTTGGATATGCCAAAAAAGCCAGCGCTCGAAACAGCAGAAAACAATATGAATATCGACCGTTTGAAATTGTGTGATGCTCCTTTGACGGAAAAGCGCCACTTAAATATATTGGAACTCACTTTAAGCGGTGAAAACTTAAAATCTGCCGAACAGGCAGACTTTTTGGCTGCCCTAACAACAGCTGGCGCTAATGACGTTTTCGATATGGAGCGTTTTGAGTTTTTGGGTGAttcatttttaaagttttccgtCTCTCTATATTTGGTGCATAAATTTCCAAAATGGCACGAGGGATTTTTAACCGAAGTCAAAGGAAAATTTGTATCGAATCGAAATCTTATCTATTGCATGCTCGACACCGATATACCAGAAAGAATTAGTGGCTATCTATTTAAGCCGCCTCACGAATGGTTGCCGCCTTTAGTCAGCTTACCGAGTAATCTTTTAGAACTTTTCAGCACGAATGAGAATATGCTGAAGAGTTTAACACCGAGTGATTTGTATGCAATTCAATTGAATGAAGATGAGATTATCAACGGTGCTTGTTCAAGCGAACGTCTGAGCCAAATCGTGAGCGGTAGCCAAAGGCATTTTATTGACGATGGACCAGCTGCCGAAGAGAGACGTTTAGACAACGaactaaatttgtttatatacaaagAGGCATTGCGCGATAAAGTCGTGGCCGATACATTGGAAGCCATACTGGgtgtttgtgtgaaaaattatggCATTTATAATACTTTCCGAATGTTGGAATTCTTTGGCATATGCAAACCTGATCCTGGCAAATCTTTCTCACATCTGATGGACCTAAATTTTACCAGCGCGCTGCTACAAGCAAGCATTTCACCTAAGGAAGTCGACAGTTTTCTTATAAACTATCAAAAATTGGAGGAGAATTTGGGTTACAAATTCCGCGATCGCGCATTTCTCTTGCAG gcCTTAACTCATCCTTCCTATCCGACCAATCGCATTACTGGCTGTTATCAGGAACTTGAATTCATCGGAGATGCTATACTAGACTTTCTGATTTCGTGCTATATATTCGAACGCTATCAGCATATGACGCCAGGCATGCTTACAGATTTACGATCGGCATTGGTCAATAATGTAACATTaggtggtgtgtgtgtgcgtcatcgcttccatttatttatattagctGAAAATAGCGCATTggctgaaaaaattaaagattttgccAAATATCAAGAAAAACATAACTACATCGTCAGCGACGATGTACAAATATTGATGGAGGAGACTACAGTGCCTACAAGTGAAACAAATGGTGCCGCTTTTAATATGGCGAGCAATGTGGAAGTGCCCAAAGCGCTGGGTGACATATTGGAAGCATTAATTGCTGCCGTCTATCTTGACAGTCGCGACTTGCGTACAACTTGGCATGTCATTTACGGTTTGCTAGAACAGGAAATCAATCAGTTCACACAAAATATACCCTTGGACGCTGTACGTCAATTAACTGAGCATAAATATGCCAATCCGAAATTCGCCGATCCGATCTGTGATGAGGACGTATACTTGGTGAAATGCCAGTTCACATGCCTGAATCGTAGTGTGGAGGTGAATGGCTTTGGTGCAAATGGGAAACTGGCAAAGAAAGCGGCAGCCAAGCAGGCGCTGCAAATTTTAGCGAAACGTTCcacttaa
- the LOC120770472 gene encoding endoribonuclease dcr-1-like isoform X2, whose amino-acid sequence MASVNANTSDKDVMEPRRYQMELLNYVMQRNAIIYLPTGAGKTYIAIMALKRFSHQMQETIENGGKRAVFMCNTVELARQQAIELKRCTNLNIGFYIGERDVDNWSPRKWNDEIKINQVLVGTAQIFVDIISQNYIKITDLSVVIIDECHHARNNHPMHEFMRHYRMAADKSQLPRVIGLTGVLIKGNKLNKIREELENLEAIFHGKIVTVSSMEEYQNVMAYSTKPTEKLVAYTRQTHIFRLVQTIKDIINECAEMVNKWDLGAIKVKQSKNLGSLRQPNKKSFITNLLNDFVYQMEEFGLYAAAIAIMSPIIEFELKKRAAETMVLRNLYRYVISTCEKIRHIIIDELKEEITDPDDAYNTLDIIFNYSTPKMRSLLLLTKELFSNKDPAEIHCLIFVERRYTAKCVYYVLQHYINLEPILAKSLRPQFMVGRNSVVASIESLLYQKWNNTAIESFRNGDCNLLVCSNVLEEGIDVQACNYVFAYDPLKTFNSYVQTKGRARSSDALYAIFAQKSDEASVIQKIKGYQEAHKTIQDFLIGRILDQDEPKEQDIAEQFEDLITPFRTQSGAYLLASNALPLLYRYCALLPTDAFGVATPWFNKQTTDDNKICVALQMPLQSSIKHTIMSKGYRTVKQAQISAAFEACKTLYEQGELNERLLPVTKTECVAKVSEELFSHWKKFNDNVTSKTAGKQQRRLYNHRYPDELYNAVPQINELCYAYEIRAYPQFKADSYTEHIVTLLNTNCNYAILTRKPMPALAEMPLFMNQGKLSVKIAENPITLTITSEQQLKQLAKFHLMIFRDILECWKSFLVLDRRNQENAYFIAPLNNGKIDWELVQNFQRLLPQRKYSVSERQKKVYKPEDYIGKVVNKWYSGRDNQRFVVTKVLTDLTPQSAFDNNQYPSYIDFIDDKYKNEVDCVVQKDQFMLEVRALTSRRNFFVNAVGKSAKSHHNSSIIRLIPELCHNFMFPGDMWLKALLLPSILHRVHFMLHAEDLRRRVNKFLGIACNVAYQPKKLMIDESLARAIDMDGNAMEEPQEPKKVLPALPTQAKETVFTMTNLNDVLWKDYLEPEDLSRKQELMFPVELDYFYKFINGSILDTLTLSDEEWSESQLDMPKKPALETAENNMNIDRLKLCDAPLTEKRHLNILELTLSGENLKSAEQADFLAALTTAGANDVFDMERFEFLGDSFLKFSVSLYLVHKFPKWHEGFLTEVKGKFVSNRNLIYCMLDTDIPERISGYLFKPPHEWLPPLVSLPSNLLELFSTNENMLKSLTPSDLYAIQLNEDEIINGACSSERLSQIVSGSQRHFIDDGPAAEERRLDNELNLFIYKEALRDKVVADTLEAILGVCVKNYGIYNTFRMLEFFGICKPDPGKSFSHLMDLNFTSALLQASISPKEVDSFLINYQKLEENLGYKFRDRAFLLQALTHPSYPTNRITGCYQELEFIGDAILDFLISCYIFERYQHMTPGMLTDLRSALVNNVTLGGVCVRHRFHLFILAENSALAEKIKDFAKYQEKHNYIVSDDVQILMEETTVPTSETNGAAFNMASNVEVPKALGDILEALIAAVYLDSRDLRTTWHVIYGLLEQEINQFTQNIPLDAVRQLTEHKYANPKFADPICDEDVYLVKCQFTCLNRSVEVNGFGANGKLAKKAAAKQALQILAKRST is encoded by the exons atggctAGTGTCAATGCAAAT ACTAGCGATAAGGATGTAATGGAGCCCAGGCGATATCAAATGGAGCTCCTAAATTATGTCATGCAACGGAATGCTATAATCTATCTTCCTACAGGTGCCGGCAAAACATACATTGCGATAATGGCACTAAAACGCTTTTCACATCAAATGCAAGA AACAATTGAAAATGGTGGCAAAAGGGCGGTATTTATGTGCAATACCGTTGAATTAGCACGTCAACAAGCTATTGAGTTGAAGCGATGCACTAACTTAAATATCGGTTTCTACATAGGAGAGCGTGACGTAGATAATTGGTCTCCGAGGAAGTGGAATGATGAAATCAAAATCAATCAA GTTCTTGTTGGTACAGCTCAAATTTTTGTCgatataatttcacaaaattatattaaaattactgACTTAAGTGTTGTTATAATTGACGAATGTCACCATGCAAGAAATAATCATCCCATGCATGAGTTTATGAGGCATTATAGAATGGCCGCTGACAAATCACAATTACCGCGGGTAATTGGTTTGACAGGAGTCTTAATAAAGGGTAACAAACTGAACAAAATTCGTGAGGAGCTGGAAAATTTAGAAGCAATTTTTCACGGCAAAATCGTTACAGTCAGTTCAATGGAAGAATATCAGAACGTAATGGC ATACTCAACGAAACCCACAGAAAAACTCGTCGCGTATACAAGGCAAACACATATATTTAGATTAGTTCAAACCATCAAGGATATTATCAATGAATGTGCCGAAATGGTCAATAAATGGGATTTAGGTGCAATTAAAGTAAAGCAATCCAAAAATTTGGGTAGTCTACGACAGCCCAATAAAAAGTCTTTTATAACTAATCTTTTAAATGATTTCGTATATCAAATGGAAGAATTCGGCTTATATGCAGCGGCTATAGCCATAATGTCGCCAATAATTGAATTTGAACTGAAAAAACGTGCAGCCGAAACAATGGTTTTGCGTAACCTTTACCGTTATGTAATCAGTACTTGCGAAAAAATACGACATATAATCATCGATGAACTGAAAGAGGAAATTACTGATCCAGATGACGCATACAACACCTTAGACATAATATTCAACTATTCAACACCAAAAATGCGTTCACTACTGCTTTTAACAAAGGAACTATTTTCGAATAAAGATCCAGCTGAAATACATTGTTTGATATTCGTTGAGCGTCGGTACACAGCCAAATGTGTGTATTATGTACTGCAACATTATATTAATTTGGAGCCCATATTGGCTAAATCTTTGCGTCCACAATTTATGGTAGGACGGAACTCGGTTGTAGCAAGCATAGAAAGTCTGCTGTATCAGAAGTGGAACAATACG GCTATCGAAAGCTTTCGCAATGGCGACTGCAATTTGCTCGTCTGTTCGAATGTACTTGAAGAGGGTATTGACGTGCAGGCCTGCAATTATGTTTTTGCTTATGATCCATTGAAGACGTTTAATTCCTATGTGCAGACAAAAGGGCGTGCGCGCTCTAGCGACGCTTTATATGCGATATTCGCGCAAAAATCGGATGAAGCAAGTGTGATACAAAAAATCAAAGGCTATCAAGAAGCCCATAAAACCATACAGGATTTCTTGATTGGACGTATTTTGGATCAAGATGAACCAAAGGAACAAGATATTGCCGAACAATTTGAAGATCTGATTACGCCATTTAGAACGCAGAGCGGCGCCTACCTATTGGCTTCGAATGCGCTACCGCTGTTATATCGTTATTGTGCTCTATTACCTACCGATGCATTTGGCGTCGCCACGCCATGGTTTAATAAACAAACAACGGACGACAATAAGATCTGTGTAGCCTTGCAGATGCCGTTACAATCTTCAATAAAACACACAATAATG AGCAAGGGATATCGTACGGTCAAACAGGCACAAATCTCGGCAGCTTTTGAAGCTTGCAAAACATTGTACGAGCAAGGCGAACTTAATGAGCGTTTATTGCCGGTGACAAAAACGGAATGCGTTGCTAAGGTGTCGGAAGAACTCTTTAGccattggaaaaaattcaatgacaACG TCACCTCCAAAACTGCGGGAAAACAACAACGCCGACTCTACAATCACAGATATCCGGATGAACTCTACAATGCCGTACCACAGATCAACGAACTTTGCTACGCATACGAGATTCGTGCATATCCGCAATTTAAAGCCGACAGCTATACGGAGCATATAGTAACGCTATTAAATACTAATTGTAACTATGCAATTTTGACACGCAAACCAATGCCAGCGCTCGCTGAAATGCCACTCTTCATGAATCAGGGTAAATTATCTGTGAAAATTGCTGAAAACCCGATCACATTAACCATAACAAGTGAGCAACAACTAAAACAATTAGCCAAATTCCATTTGATGATCTTCCGTGATATACTGGAATGCTGGAAAAGTTTTCTGGTGCTTGATCGGCGCAATCAAGAGAACGCATACTTTATAGCGCCACTTAATAACGGTAAAATCGATTGGGAGTTGGTGCAAAACTTTCAACGTCTCTTGCCACAGCGAAAGTACAGCGTAAGCGAAaggcaaaaaaaagtttataagcCAGAGGATTATATAGGCAAGGTGGTCAATAAGTGGTACTCGGGCAGAGATAATCAAAGATTTGTTGTCACCAAAGTGCTTACAGATCTAACGCCACAAAGCGCTTTCGATAATAATCAATATCCCAGTTACATTGACTTTATCGATGACAAATATAAGAATGAAGTGGATTGTGTAGTGCAAAAGGATCAATTTATGCTGGAAGTACGCGCTCTAACTTCGAGAAGAAACTTTTTCGTCAATGCTGTCGGCAAGTCAGCAAAATCGCATCACAACAGTTCCATCATACGCCTTATACCGGAGCTTTGTCACAACTTCATGTTTCCTGGTGATATGTGGCTCAAAGCTTTGTTACTACCGAGCATTTTGCATCGCGTTCATTTCATGCTTCATGCCGAGGATTTGCGACGCCGTGTTAATAAATTCCTGGGTATAGCATGTAACGTGGCATATCagccgaaaaaattaatgatcgACGAGTCTTTAGCGCGAGCTATTGATATGGATGGCAATGCTATGGAAGAGCCGCAG GAGCCGAAAAAAGTACTACCCGCCCTGCCCACACAGGCCAAAGAGACCGTGTTTACCATGACCAATTTAAATGATGTGCTGTGGAAGGACTACCTGGAACCCGAAGATTTGTCCCGCAAACAGGAATTAATGTTTCCGGTTGAGCTGGACTATTTCTACAAATTTATAAACGGTTCAATATTGGACACTTTGACCTTGAGCGATGAGGAGTGGTCCGAGTCCCAGTTGGATATGCCAAAAAAGCCAGCGCTCGAAACAGCAGAAAACAATATGAATATCGACCGTTTGAAATTGTGTGATGCTCCTTTGACGGAAAAGCGCCACTTAAATATATTGGAACTCACTTTAAGCGGTGAAAACTTAAAATCTGCCGAACAGGCAGACTTTTTGGCTGCCCTAACAACAGCTGGCGCTAATGACGTTTTCGATATGGAGCGTTTTGAGTTTTTGGGTGAttcatttttaaagttttccgtCTCTCTATATTTGGTGCATAAATTTCCAAAATGGCACGAGGGATTTTTAACCGAAGTCAAAGGAAAATTTGTATCGAATCGAAATCTTATCTATTGCATGCTCGACACCGATATACCAGAAAGAATTAGTGGCTATCTATTTAAGCCGCCTCACGAATGGTTGCCGCCTTTAGTCAGCTTACCGAGTAATCTTTTAGAACTTTTCAGCACGAATGAGAATATGCTGAAGAGTTTAACACCGAGTGATTTGTATGCAATTCAATTGAATGAAGATGAGATTATCAACGGTGCTTGTTCAAGCGAACGTCTGAGCCAAATCGTGAGCGGTAGCCAAAGGCATTTTATTGACGATGGACCAGCTGCCGAAGAGAGACGTTTAGACAACGaactaaatttgtttatatacaaagAGGCATTGCGCGATAAAGTCGTGGCCGATACATTGGAAGCCATACTGGgtgtttgtgtgaaaaattatggCATTTATAATACTTTCCGAATGTTGGAATTCTTTGGCATATGCAAACCTGATCCTGGCAAATCTTTCTCACATCTGATGGACCTAAATTTTACCAGCGCGCTGCTACAAGCAAGCATTTCACCTAAGGAAGTCGACAGTTTTCTTATAAACTATCAAAAATTGGAGGAGAATTTGGGTTACAAATTCCGCGATCGCGCATTTCTCTTGCAG gcCTTAACTCATCCTTCCTATCCGACCAATCGCATTACTGGCTGTTATCAGGAACTTGAATTCATCGGAGATGCTATACTAGACTTTCTGATTTCGTGCTATATATTCGAACGCTATCAGCATATGACGCCAGGCATGCTTACAGATTTACGATCGGCATTGGTCAATAATGTAACATTaggtggtgtgtgtgtgcgtcatcgcttccatttatttatattagctGAAAATAGCGCATTggctgaaaaaattaaagattttgccAAATATCAAGAAAAACATAACTACATCGTCAGCGACGATGTACAAATATTGATGGAGGAGACTACAGTGCCTACAAGTGAAACAAATGGTGCCGCTTTTAATATGGCGAGCAATGTGGAAGTGCCCAAAGCGCTGGGTGACATATTGGAAGCATTAATTGCTGCCGTCTATCTTGACAGTCGCGACTTGCGTACAACTTGGCATGTCATTTACGGTTTGCTAGAACAGGAAATCAATCAGTTCACACAAAATATACCCTTGGACGCTGTACGTCAATTAACTGAGCATAAATATGCCAATCCGAAATTCGCCGATCCGATCTGTGATGAGGACGTATACTTGGTGAAATGCCAGTTCACATGCCTGAATCGTAGTGTGGAGGTGAATGGCTTTGGTGCAAATGGGAAACTGGCAAAGAAAGCGGCAGCCAAGCAGGCGCTGCAAATTTTAGCGAAACGTTCcacttaa